One segment of Polypterus senegalus isolate Bchr_013 chromosome 8, ASM1683550v1, whole genome shotgun sequence DNA contains the following:
- the LOC120533395 gene encoding gastrula zinc finger protein XlCGF26.1-like isoform X3, with the protein MTEALTLLAEKRKVCGVEDINKFMFGRPNCTSYYRGQDCLRLFSTQCGARNPENLRSTKLRKHIATLSQVLNLKNNELDALADFLGHDIRVHRDFYRMPDATIQLAKISKLLRSMESGNISNLQGKSLDEIEIEGKRKQPHLVTEDTRISYGDQHMCCSECGKQFKSRGYLRIHQRIHTGIKPYCCSACGKTFLQKGTLHRHQRVHTGEKPYSCSECGNRFSQKRGLLRHQTIHTAENPYCCSECGERFLKNTDLQIHQVIHTGGKTYCCSECGKHFLKKSLLHRHQKIHTGEKPYCCSECGNRFSVKRSLVRHQTIHTVENPYCCSQCGEKFLKKSDLQIHQRTHTGEKPYCCSDCGKQFSRKIHLQVHQIIHTGEKPYWCSECGKQFWQKSSLQRHQRFHTGEKPYCCSECGNRFKEKDSLLNHQTIHTGERPYCCSQCDKQFSLQKNLHRHQGIHTGEKPYCCSDCGKKFLQKAALQTHKTIHTGEKPYCCSECSKCFSLKTSLRIHQRIHTGEKPYRCPECGKCFSQGSILSTHRKMHN; encoded by the exons ATGACTGAAGCCTTAACATTATTAGCTGAGAAACGAAAGGTGTGTGGAGTTGAGGACATCAATAAGTTTATGTTTGGGAGGCCAAACTGCACCAGCTATTACAGAGGCCAAGACTGCCTGAGGTTGTTTTCAACCCAGTGTGGTGCCAGGAATCCAGAAAATCTCCGATCAACAAAACTGCGCAAGCACATTGCCACATTGTCTCAAGTCCTTAatctaaaaaataatgaattggaTGCGTTAGCAGATTTCTTGGGCCACGATATCAGAGTCCACCGAGATTTTTATCGTATGCCAGATGCCACAATTCAGCTTGCCAAAATATCAAAACTACTGAGATCCATGGAAAGTGGCAATATATCAAACCTGCAGGGTAAATCCCTGGATGAGATTGAAATTGAAG GAAAAAGAAAGCAGCCACACTTGGTAACAGAAGATACCAGGATATCTTATG GAGACCAACATAtgtgctgttctgaatgtggcaaacagttcaaGTCCAGGGGATATCTTCGGATCcatcaaagaattcacacaggaatAAAGCCTTATTGCTGTTCTGCATGTGGCAAGACGTTTTTACAAAAGGGTACTCTTCATAGACACCAAagagttcacacaggagagaagccttatagctgttctgaatgtggcaatcGCTTTTCACAAAAGCGCGGTCTTCTGAGACACCAAACAATTCACACAGCAGAGAAtccttattgctgttctgaatgtggtgagaggtttttgaaaaatactgatCTTCAGATCCATCAAGTCATTCACACGGGAGGGAAGacttattgctgttctgaatgtggcaagcactTTCTAAAAAAGAGTTTACTTCATAGACACCaaaaaattcacacaggagagaaaccttattgctgttctgaatgtggcaatcGCTTTTCAGTAAAGCGCAGTCTTGTGAGACACCAAACAATTCACACAGTGGAGAATCCTTATTGCTGTTCTCAATGTGGCGAGAAGTTTTTGAAAAAGAGCGATCTTCAGATCCACCAACGAACTCACACGGGAGAAAAGCCTTATTGCTGTTCTGATTGTGGTAAGCAGTTTTCCAGAAAGATCCATCTTCAAGTCCACCAAAtaattcacacgggagagaaaccttattggtgttctgaatgtggcaagcagttTTGGCAGAAGAGCAGTCTACAGAGACACCAAAGatttcacacaggagagaaaccttattgctgttctgaatgtggcaatcGCTTTAAAGAAAAGGACAGTCTTCTGAACCACCAAACAATTCACACAGGGGAGAGACCTTATTGCTGCTCTCAGTGTGATAAGCAGTTTTCCCTTCAGAAGAATCTTCATAGACACCAaggaattcacacaggagagaaaccttattgctgttctgATTGTGGCAAGAAATTTTTGCAAAAAGCGGCTCTTCAGACCCACAAaacaattcacacaggagaaaagccttattgttgttctgaatgtagTAAGTGCTTTTCGCTCAAAACCAGTCTTCGGattcaccaaagaattcacactggagagaagccttatCGTTGCCCTGAATGTGGGAAGTGCTTTTCACAAGGGAGCATTCTTTCGACCCATCGAAAAATGCATAAttga
- the LOC120533395 gene encoding gastrula zinc finger protein XlCGF26.1-like isoform X2, with amino-acid sequence MTEALTLLAEKRKVCGVEDINKFMFGRPNCTSYYRGQDCLRLFSTQCGARNPENLRSTKLRKHIATLSQVLNLKNNELDALADFLGHDIRVHRDFYRMPDATIQLAKISKLLRSMESGNISNLQGKSLDEIEIEEEIYMNDDEQDDDDEENDERITRRVPNESGKRKQPHLVTEDTRISYGDQHMCCSECGKQFKSRGYLRIHQRIHTGIKPYCCSACGKTFLQKGTLHRHQRVHTGEKPYSCSECGNRFSQKRGLLRHQTIHTAENPYCCSECGERFLKNTDLQIHQVIHTGGKTYCCSECGKHFLKKSLLHRHQKIHTGEKPYCCSECGNRFSVKRSLVRHQTIHTVENPYCCSQCGEKFLKKSDLQIHQRTHTGEKPYCCSDCGKQFSRKIHLQVHQIIHTGEKPYWCSECGKQFWQKSSLQRHQRFHTGEKPYCCSECGNRFKEKDSLLNHQTIHTGERPYCCSQCDKQFSLQKNLHRHQGIHTGEKPYCCSDCGKKFLQKAALQTHKTIHTGEKPYCCSECSKCFSLKTSLRIHQRIHTGEKPYRCPECGKCFSQGSILSTHRKMHN; translated from the exons ATGACTGAAGCCTTAACATTATTAGCTGAGAAACGAAAGGTGTGTGGAGTTGAGGACATCAATAAGTTTATGTTTGGGAGGCCAAACTGCACCAGCTATTACAGAGGCCAAGACTGCCTGAGGTTGTTTTCAACCCAGTGTGGTGCCAGGAATCCAGAAAATCTCCGATCAACAAAACTGCGCAAGCACATTGCCACATTGTCTCAAGTCCTTAatctaaaaaataatgaattggaTGCGTTAGCAGATTTCTTGGGCCACGATATCAGAGTCCACCGAGATTTTTATCGTATGCCAGATGCCACAATTCAGCTTGCCAAAATATCAAAACTACTGAGATCCATGGAAAGTGGCAATATATCAAACCTGCAGGGTAAATCCCTGGATGAGATTGAAATTGAAG AAGAAATATATATGAATGATGATGaacaagatgatgatgatgaagagaaTGATGAGAGGATAACTAGACGTGTCCCTAATGAAAGTG GAAAAAGAAAGCAGCCACACTTGGTAACAGAAGATACCAGGATATCTTATG GAGACCAACATAtgtgctgttctgaatgtggcaaacagttcaaGTCCAGGGGATATCTTCGGATCcatcaaagaattcacacaggaatAAAGCCTTATTGCTGTTCTGCATGTGGCAAGACGTTTTTACAAAAGGGTACTCTTCATAGACACCAAagagttcacacaggagagaagccttatagctgttctgaatgtggcaatcGCTTTTCACAAAAGCGCGGTCTTCTGAGACACCAAACAATTCACACAGCAGAGAAtccttattgctgttctgaatgtggtgagaggtttttgaaaaatactgatCTTCAGATCCATCAAGTCATTCACACGGGAGGGAAGacttattgctgttctgaatgtggcaagcactTTCTAAAAAAGAGTTTACTTCATAGACACCaaaaaattcacacaggagagaaaccttattgctgttctgaatgtggcaatcGCTTTTCAGTAAAGCGCAGTCTTGTGAGACACCAAACAATTCACACAGTGGAGAATCCTTATTGCTGTTCTCAATGTGGCGAGAAGTTTTTGAAAAAGAGCGATCTTCAGATCCACCAACGAACTCACACGGGAGAAAAGCCTTATTGCTGTTCTGATTGTGGTAAGCAGTTTTCCAGAAAGATCCATCTTCAAGTCCACCAAAtaattcacacgggagagaaaccttattggtgttctgaatgtggcaagcagttTTGGCAGAAGAGCAGTCTACAGAGACACCAAAGatttcacacaggagagaaaccttattgctgttctgaatgtggcaatcGCTTTAAAGAAAAGGACAGTCTTCTGAACCACCAAACAATTCACACAGGGGAGAGACCTTATTGCTGCTCTCAGTGTGATAAGCAGTTTTCCCTTCAGAAGAATCTTCATAGACACCAaggaattcacacaggagagaaaccttattgctgttctgATTGTGGCAAGAAATTTTTGCAAAAAGCGGCTCTTCAGACCCACAAaacaattcacacaggagaaaagccttattgttgttctgaatgtagTAAGTGCTTTTCGCTCAAAACCAGTCTTCGGattcaccaaagaattcacactggagagaagccttatCGTTGCCCTGAATGTGGGAAGTGCTTTTCACAAGGGAGCATTCTTTCGACCCATCGAAAAATGCATAAttga